From the Prosthecobacter fusiformis genome, one window contains:
- a CDS encoding DNA topoisomerase III, whose product MPKALIIAEKPSVATDLARALGKAPGMTAFTKEKDYFENETHVISSAVGHLIELGMPEVNGKKIGWGWTHLPIMPQEFELKPIEDSADRFKLLSRLMKRKDVDRLINACDAGREGELIFRYIVEAAGIKKPVQRLWMQSMTQGAILGAFQKLRSDEEMRPLADAAKCRSESDWLVGINSTRALTALNSRNGGFRLTPAGRVQTPTLTILAKRELEIQAFVPRTYFEVHGLFEVSAGQYEGRWFDESFKKDETDEHKKAERLWDLEKAQAIVQRCLGKPGKIEQITRPTKQIAPLLYDLTSLQREASNRFGFSARRTLQIAQALYEKFKVLTYPRTDSRYLPEDYVGTVKETLGGFARQDTRKPGALPQDLGTHAATALDSGWVRPFKRVFDTTKVSDHFAIIPTGLIPPKELPEAEQKLFDMVARRFVAVFFPPAEFEVTTRITRIEKDAFKSEGKVLVAPGWLAVYGKKAAEEAAAEGDSKAKLLVLAKDGDTAKTLELQSAEMQTKPPARFNEATLLSTMEGAGKLVEDEELAEAMSERGLGTPATRAAIIEGLISDKYIERVERNIAVTTKGLSLIDQISQIGIEALSSPELTGQWEYKLRQMEQNKLDRSSFMRDIRRLTNEVVEKTKAYHKVAKDRVYPDFDAKCGVCGHRGFEQKEDYLSCKNPDCKVRVYKVIAGHELSEERLRELIEKRFLPPMEGFRSRLGKDFTAGIEIKDDGKTSFVFPGGENDPDAPPPFDFTSAAPIAPCPVCKLKKRDGKIYETTEHYICNVAAKDAKACNARIPKVLCKKEISVANAIKFFTEGKTDLIEGMISKRGRPFSSFLLCKAGEKRLLGWEFPPREAKPKAPAAPKKGRFAKKTASEEPPEE is encoded by the coding sequence ATGCCCAAGGCCCTCATCATCGCAGAAAAACCCAGCGTGGCTACCGACCTTGCCCGTGCCCTCGGCAAAGCGCCGGGCATGACCGCTTTCACCAAGGAGAAGGACTATTTCGAAAATGAAACGCATGTCATCTCCAGCGCTGTCGGTCATTTGATCGAACTTGGCATGCCTGAGGTGAACGGGAAAAAGATCGGCTGGGGGTGGACGCACCTGCCCATCATGCCGCAGGAATTCGAACTGAAGCCCATTGAGGACAGTGCGGACCGTTTCAAACTCCTCAGCCGCCTGATGAAGCGCAAGGACGTGGATAGGCTCATCAATGCTTGCGATGCCGGGCGTGAGGGGGAGCTGATTTTCCGCTACATCGTGGAGGCCGCTGGCATTAAAAAGCCAGTCCAACGCCTGTGGATGCAGTCCATGACGCAAGGGGCCATCCTCGGCGCTTTCCAAAAACTGCGGAGCGATGAAGAGATGCGCCCGCTCGCGGATGCCGCCAAATGCCGCAGCGAGTCTGACTGGCTGGTGGGCATCAATTCCACCCGTGCCCTAACCGCCCTGAATTCCCGCAATGGCGGCTTCCGCCTCACCCCGGCGGGCCGTGTGCAGACCCCCACGCTGACCATCCTGGCCAAGCGTGAACTGGAGATCCAGGCATTCGTTCCGCGCACTTATTTTGAGGTGCATGGCCTCTTTGAGGTCAGCGCGGGCCAGTATGAAGGCCGCTGGTTTGACGAATCCTTCAAGAAAGACGAAACCGACGAGCACAAAAAGGCCGAGCGCCTGTGGGATCTGGAAAAGGCCCAGGCCATCGTCCAGCGTTGCCTGGGTAAACCGGGCAAAATTGAGCAGATCACCCGTCCGACCAAACAGATCGCCCCGCTGCTGTATGATCTCACCAGCCTGCAACGGGAGGCTAGCAACCGCTTTGGTTTCTCAGCCCGTCGCACGCTCCAGATTGCCCAGGCTCTTTATGAAAAGTTCAAGGTCCTGACCTATCCGCGAACGGATTCCCGCTATCTGCCGGAGGATTACGTCGGCACGGTGAAGGAAACTCTGGGCGGTTTTGCCCGGCAGGATACCCGCAAGCCTGGTGCCCTGCCGCAGGATCTGGGCACCCACGCCGCCACCGCCCTGGACAGCGGCTGGGTACGCCCGTTCAAGCGTGTCTTTGATACGACTAAGGTCAGCGACCACTTTGCCATCATCCCGACCGGCCTCATCCCGCCCAAGGAACTGCCAGAGGCGGAGCAGAAACTGTTCGACATGGTCGCACGCCGTTTCGTCGCCGTCTTCTTTCCCCCGGCGGAATTTGAGGTGACCACCCGAATCACCCGAATCGAAAAGGATGCCTTCAAAAGTGAGGGCAAGGTCCTCGTGGCTCCCGGCTGGTTGGCTGTCTATGGAAAAAAAGCGGCTGAAGAGGCTGCTGCCGAAGGCGACAGCAAGGCCAAGCTTCTGGTCTTGGCCAAGGATGGCGACACCGCCAAAACGCTGGAGCTGCAGTCCGCTGAAATGCAGACCAAACCCCCAGCCCGGTTTAACGAAGCGACCCTCCTTTCCACCATGGAAGGTGCGGGCAAGCTGGTGGAGGACGAAGAACTGGCTGAGGCCATGAGCGAACGTGGCCTGGGCACCCCAGCCACCCGCGCCGCCATCATCGAAGGACTCATTTCTGACAAATACATTGAGCGGGTGGAGCGAAACATCGCCGTCACCACCAAGGGCTTGTCCCTCATCGACCAGATCAGCCAGATCGGCATTGAGGCGCTCAGCAGCCCGGAACTGACCGGCCAATGGGAATACAAGCTGCGCCAGATGGAGCAGAACAAGCTGGACCGCAGCAGCTTCATGCGGGACATCCGCCGCCTGACCAACGAGGTGGTGGAGAAAACCAAGGCCTATCACAAGGTAGCCAAAGACCGCGTGTATCCTGATTTCGATGCCAAATGCGGCGTCTGCGGACACCGGGGCTTTGAGCAGAAAGAGGACTATCTCTCCTGCAAAAACCCTGACTGCAAAGTCCGTGTTTACAAGGTCATCGCCGGTCATGAACTGAGTGAAGAGCGTCTGCGTGAGCTGATAGAAAAACGTTTCCTGCCCCCGATGGAAGGCTTCCGCAGCCGCCTGGGCAAGGACTTCACGGCGGGTATCGAGATCAAGGACGACGGCAAAACTAGCTTTGTTTTCCCAGGTGGTGAGAACGATCCTGACGCTCCACCGCCATTTGATTTCACCAGTGCGGCCCCCATCGCTCCCTGCCCTGTGTGTAAGCTGAAGAAGCGTGATGGCAAGATCTACGAGACTACGGAGCATTACATTTGCAACGTTGCCGCGAAGGACGCCAAGGCGTGTAACGCGCGCATTCCTAAAGTGTTGTGCAAGAAGGAAATCAGTGTGGCTAACGCCATCAAATTCTTCACCGAAGGCAAGACGGACCTTATTGAGGGAATGATCTCCAAAAGAGGCCGTCCCTTCAGCTCTTTCCTGCTCTGCAAAGCTGGCGAAAAACGACTGCTCGGCTGGGAGTTTCCTCCGCGCGAGGCGAAACCCAAAGCCCCAGCGGCTCCTAAAAAAGGCCGATTTGCAAAAAAAACCGCGTCCGAGGAACCCCCAGAAGAATAG